The Arachis hypogaea cultivar Tifrunner chromosome 14, arahy.Tifrunner.gnm2.J5K5, whole genome shotgun sequence genome has a segment encoding these proteins:
- the LOC112742663 gene encoding uncharacterized protein: MAAMANLSNTMEANAGATLQAVQRLGQPTRNGNGNENGNDNGDGNGNDLGGAPMTLVSFLKTAFYKKYFPESVREARELELMQLKQGSLSVVDYTSQFEELCRFSTIRNFSELVNKVRVVEECAKKVASSRDIHGGNINRGRGCFNCGLPGHMERDCTHGMNPNAGRNQQQGRVFTVNANDAAKADPLMRGNCLIGDKILVALYDTGASHSIISFDKVEELGLKVSELSFDLHVHTPSQTMILEFDWMSKNRVLLDCFERSIRFIPKGERRAVVAEGAGPVSIAPYRMALIELVELKTQLEELLNNRFIRLSVSPWGAQLSLIRVKEDDISKIAFRTRYEHYEFVVMSFGLTNAPAMFMDYMNSERKLYAELSKCEFWKEEVMFLGHMVSKDGIVVGPSKVEAVMEWEKPTTVIEVRSFLGFPGDA; this comes from the exons ATGGCGGCGATGGCTAATCTTTCTAATACCATGGAGGCGAATGCCGGTGCGACTTTGCAAGCTGTGCAAAGGTTAGGTCAACCAACGAGAAACGGAAACGGTAATGAAAATGGGAATGATAATGGGGACGGAAATGGTAATGATTTGGGAGGTGCTCCGATGACCTTGGTTTCATTTCTCAAG ACGGCCTTCTACAAGAAATATTTTCCTGAATCAGTCAGAGAGGCGAGGGAGTTGgagcttatgcagctgaagcaaggctcTTTGTCTGTGGTGGATTACACTAGTCAGTTTGAGGAGCTTTGTAGGTTTTCTACG ATTCGGAACTTTTCTGAGCTTGTGAACAAGGTGAGGGTAGTTGAAGAGTGTGCAAAGAAAGTAGCATCGTCAAGAGACATTCATGGAGGAAACATTAACCGTGGAC GTGGTTGCTTCAATTGCGGATTGCCTGGTCACATGGAAAGAGATTGTACTCATGGAATGAACCCGAATGCGGGTCGGAATCAACAACAAGGGAGAGTATTTACTGTGAACGCCAATGATGCTGCTAAGGCAGATCCTCTGATGAGAGGTAACTGTTTAATTGGTGATAAAATATTGGTTGCACTGTATGATACTGGAGCTTCACATTCAATTATTTCATTTGATAAGGTTGAGGAACTAGGATTGAAAGTGTCAGAGTTATCATTTGACTTGCATGTGCATACCCCGTCTCAGACG ATGATTTTGGAGTTTGATTGGATGTCCAAGAATCGGGTTTTGTTAGATTGCTTTGAACGATCTATTCGGTTTATACCGAAAGGAGAAAGAAGAGCTGTGGTAGCTGAAG GAGCTGGACCAGTGTCAATTGCACCATATCGGATGGCTCTGATAGAGCTGGTTGAATTAAAGACTCAAttggaagagcttctgaacaaCAGGTTCATTCGACTGAGTGTATCTCCATGGGGAGCACAACTTTcattg ataagggtgaaggAGGATGACATTTCGAAAATTGCATTTAGAACGCGCTATGAACACTACGAGTTTGtagtgatgtcttttgggttgacgaatgcacCTGCTatgttcatggattacatgaacagc GAGCGAAAATTGTATGCCGAGTTgtcgaagtgtgagttttggaaagaAGAAGTGATGTTCTTAGGTCACATGGTGAGTAAGGACGGAATAGTGGTGGGCCCTTCGAaagtggaggctgtgatggaatgGGAGAAACCGACTACGGTGATTGAggttaggagtttcttgggtttTCCCGGtgatgcatga